One Micromonospora sp. FIMYZ51 genomic window carries:
- a CDS encoding glucose 1-dehydrogenase encodes MSRFADQTVLVTGGAGGMGASHVRALHAEGANVVIGGIDVERGAGLAAELGDRARFVHLDVSQEESWAAAVAATEKAFGALTILVNNAGVQNPPALIESTDRATWARILDINLTGTFLGIKAAAPALRRAGGGAIVNIASTMGIGGTAFYAPYVASKWAVRGLTQTAALELGRDNIRVNAIHPGVVATPFITEPAAGSDAPIADFYSPAPFAIPRLGQPADITALLLFLVSPHATFITGAEYVVDGGLLLGPALQKDAA; translated from the coding sequence ATGTCCCGCTTCGCTGATCAGACCGTTCTCGTGACCGGCGGTGCCGGTGGGATGGGGGCCAGCCACGTTCGCGCCCTGCATGCCGAAGGCGCCAACGTCGTCATCGGTGGCATCGATGTCGAGCGCGGGGCTGGCCTCGCCGCCGAGTTGGGAGACAGGGCTCGTTTCGTCCACCTCGACGTGTCCCAGGAGGAGTCGTGGGCCGCCGCCGTCGCGGCGACCGAGAAGGCATTCGGTGCGCTCACGATCCTGGTCAACAACGCCGGGGTGCAGAACCCACCGGCCCTCATCGAGTCCACCGACCGGGCCACGTGGGCCCGCATCCTCGACATCAACCTCACCGGCACTTTCCTCGGCATCAAAGCCGCCGCCCCGGCGTTGCGGCGCGCGGGGGGAGGAGCGATCGTCAACATCGCCTCCACCATGGGCATCGGCGGTACTGCCTTCTACGCTCCCTATGTCGCCAGCAAGTGGGCGGTTCGAGGGCTCACGCAGACCGCTGCCCTTGAGTTGGGCCGCGACAACATCCGGGTCAATGCCATCCACCCCGGCGTTGTCGCCACCCCGTTCATCACCGAGCCAGCGGCCGGCAGCGACGCCCCGATCGCCGACTTCTACTCGCCCGCGCCGTTCGCCATTCCGCGACTCGGACAGCCCGCCGACATCACTGCGCTGCTGTTGTTCCTCGTCTCGCCGCACGCGACCTTCATCACCGGCGCCGAGTACGTCGTAGACGGCGGACTGCTCCTCGGCCCCGCACTGCAAAAGGACGCCGCATGA
- a CDS encoding SDR family oxidoreductase, whose amino-acid sequence MQVAIVIGASSGIGQSTAIELARRGTGVILTYSGNQAGAQDTVAAVEKEGGTAVALRLDVGRSETFPAFRDQIVIALRDTWQRDTFDYLVNNAGFGGMAMFEDTTEELFDRFMRVLLKGPYFLTQALLPLLADGGAIVNVSSNSALPTGLVDAGYSAYATMKGGLNVLTRYMAKEFAVRGIRVNAVSPGPTRTRLSDASGVVGFEAYPEVIPVLAAKTALGRIGEPDDIGRVVAALLGETGGWITAQNIEVSGGYDL is encoded by the coding sequence ATGCAGGTCGCAATCGTCATCGGTGCCAGTTCCGGTATCGGCCAGAGCACGGCAATCGAACTCGCCAGGCGCGGCACGGGCGTCATCCTGACCTACAGCGGCAACCAGGCCGGCGCGCAGGACACCGTGGCGGCCGTGGAGAAGGAGGGCGGCACCGCCGTCGCGCTCCGGCTGGACGTCGGCCGCAGCGAGACCTTCCCCGCCTTCCGCGACCAGATCGTCATCGCACTGCGCGACACCTGGCAGCGAGACACCTTCGACTACCTGGTCAACAACGCCGGTTTCGGTGGGATGGCGATGTTCGAGGACACCACCGAGGAACTCTTCGACCGGTTCATGCGGGTTCTGCTCAAGGGGCCATACTTTCTCACCCAGGCACTGCTGCCACTGCTCGCCGACGGTGGCGCCATCGTCAACGTCAGCAGCAACTCGGCGTTGCCCACCGGCCTCGTGGACGCCGGCTACTCCGCGTACGCCACGATGAAAGGCGGCCTGAACGTACTGACCCGCTACATGGCCAAGGAGTTCGCCGTTCGTGGCATCCGGGTCAACGCCGTCTCGCCGGGGCCGACGCGTACCCGGCTCTCCGACGCATCAGGTGTCGTGGGCTTCGAGGCGTACCCGGAGGTGATCCCGGTGCTCGCCGCGAAGACCGCTCTCGGCCGCATCGGCGAACCCGACGACATCGGCAGAGTCGTCGCCGCCCTGCTCGGTGAGACGGGTGGCTGGATCACCGCGCAGAACATCGAGGTTTCCGGCGGCTACGACCTTTAA
- a CDS encoding TetR/AcrR family transcriptional regulator, with protein sequence MTPAPSAYHQRVAAAKRALIVQAATKLFLELGYDRASLARVADSAGVSKATLFKQFPTKAALFDAIIIDSWAENDVAADVPSAGDLTAGLTTLGRRYATLLSQPEMVDLFRIVIAELPRFPELARAHFAQGKMPYFESVRSYLLAERDAGAADIADPEMAATQFLGMISNYLFWPSLLLPDWTVAPARTAAVVEEAVRTMVARYGTDAHHPNREVITAPAVENAPDC encoded by the coding sequence ATGACTCCAGCGCCGTCGGCCTATCACCAGCGCGTGGCGGCAGCGAAGCGGGCGCTCATCGTGCAGGCCGCCACCAAGCTTTTCCTCGAGTTGGGCTACGACCGGGCGTCACTGGCGCGTGTTGCCGACAGTGCTGGCGTGTCGAAAGCGACGCTGTTCAAGCAGTTCCCGACAAAGGCGGCGTTGTTCGATGCCATCATCATCGACTCGTGGGCCGAGAACGACGTCGCCGCCGACGTGCCGTCCGCCGGTGACCTGACGGCCGGCCTGACGACTCTGGGACGGCGCTACGCGACGCTGTTGAGCCAACCGGAGATGGTCGACCTGTTTCGCATCGTCATCGCCGAGCTGCCACGCTTTCCCGAGCTGGCCAGGGCGCACTTCGCGCAGGGCAAAATGCCGTACTTCGAGTCCGTCCGGAGCTACCTCCTGGCCGAGCGCGACGCGGGAGCCGCAGACATCGCCGACCCGGAGATGGCCGCTACACAGTTCCTCGGGATGATCTCCAATTACCTGTTCTGGCCGAGCCTTCTGCTCCCGGACTGGACGGTGGCCCCGGCCCGCACGGCAGCGGTTGTGGAAGAAGCCGTCCGAACCATGGTCGCCCGGTACGGCACCGATGCTCACCACCCGAACCGCGAGGTTATTACCGCACCTGCTGTAGAGAACGCGCCGGACTGCTGA